In Actinomycetota bacterium, the sequence CAGGAGTGCCAGCACCGATGAGAATCGGGTGCAGGAACTGATGCACCTCGTCAACCAAGCCAGCCTGCAACGCCGAAGCAGCAATAGTTGGGCCGCCGATGCTTACATCGGTGGCGACGGTCTCCTTCAACTGGCGAACGCCGTCGGGGTTGAACTCCCGATGCAGGTGCGTGTGAACAGTGGGAACGCTGGTGAGCGTTGATGAGAAGACGTGCTTGTCGGCCTTAGACCAGAGCTTCGCGTACTCGCGCGTGACTTCAGACTCCTCGGCAAATTCGGGCATCGTCTCCCAGACCTGCATGACCTCATACATGCGTCGACCGTAGAGATGGGTGCCTATCGGGGCTTCAAGATCGTTGACGGCCTGATGCACCTGCTCATCAGGAGCAGCCCAATCAAAATTGCCCTGCGCATCATTCACAAAGCCATCGAGTGAGCAGATCACTGCATAGATGAGCTTCGCCACGAGCTAGAGCCGAACCTCATCAAGCGAGGTAAGGATCCATGGCCCGTCTTCAGTGATTGCGACCGTGTGCTCCCAGTGCGAGGCCCACGCGCGATCGCTCGTCACGACTGTCCAGCCATCAGCGAGAACTTCAACAACGGGCGAACCCAGAGTCGCCATCGGCTCAATCGCCAAAGCCATGCCCACCTTCAGCAAGGGGCCATGACCTGGTTCGCCGTAGTTCGGAATCGATGGGGGCATATGCATTGAGGTGCCGATGCCGTGGCCTGAGTATTCCTCGACGATTCCGTAATCACTTTGTGAGCGAATGCAGTTCTCGATGGCATGGCCGATGTCGCTGAGGTGATTGCCCGCCCGTGCTTGCGCAAGTCCGGCCCACATCGAAGCTTCGGTCACGCGCGAGAGTTCAGCGATCTCCGTGCTTGGTTCGCCGACAAATACGCTGACCGCGGCATCCCCATGCCAACCATCGACAATTGCACCGCAGTCGATGGAGATGAGATCGCCTTCGAGAAGTCGGCGCGGACTTGGGATTCCATGCACGACTTCCTCGTTGATGGAAGCACAGATGGCAGCGGGATAGCCGTGGTAGCCCAAGAAGGACGGAGTCGCACTGGCATCGCGCATGACTTGATGCGCGATTGCATCAAGATCGGCAGTGGTGACGCCGGGACGCACAGCTTCGGAAACAGCCTTCAGAGCAGTGGCCACAACCAGACCGGCCTGCCGCATCACAGCAAGTTGATCGGCGGACTTGATCTGGATTGATGCTTTCTTGCGGAACATGCGCTACTCACCCAGAACAGCAAGCAGGCGAGAGGTGACATCCTCTACCTCACCCATGCCGTCGACCTGCACGAGCAATCCGCGCTCGGAGTAGAGCGCAGTCAGCGGAGCAGTTTGCTCTGCGTAGACCTCGAGGCGTCGACGAATGACATCCTCGTTGTCGTCTGCGCGGCCTTGATCATGTGCTCGCTTCACGAGGCGATCAACCACCTCGTCGACGTCCACGGTCAACTCCACCACTTTTTGGATTGGGGTCGCTTCGAGCATGGAGTCGAGCTGTCCGACCTGATCAAGGGTGCGGGGATAGCCATCGAGCAGGAAGCCCGGCTCGCAGTCGGGGTGTGACAGCCGATCGCGCACCATCGCATTGGTGACGTCATCTGGCACATACTCGCCAGCATCCATGAAACGTTTGGCTTCGACACCCAGTGGAGTTCCGGCACCGACATTGGCGCGGAAGATGTCACCGGTTGAGATGTGCGGAATACACAGCTTCTCAGCGACAAAGATCGCTTGAGTTCCCTTGCCCGCCCCCGGCGGTCCCATGAGTATCAGACGCATGTCGACTCCTAGCGGAGGAATCCCTCGTAGTTGCGCTGCTGCAGCTGCGATTCGATCTGCTTCACGGTGTCAAGACCAACGCCGACCATGATCAGCAGGCTGGTACCACCGAAGATGAACTGGCCGGAGACCCCAAGTAGGCCGAAGGCGAACACAGGCAGTACTGCGATGAGCCCAAGGTAAAGGGATCCAGGAGCAGTGAGCCGCGTGAGAACGTAGTCGAGGTAATCAGCAGTCGGCTTGCCCGCGCGAATACCAGGGATGAACCCGCCGTACTTCTTCATGTCATCGGCCACGTCAACTGGGTTGAAGGTGATGGACACGTAGAAGTAGCAGAAGAAGACGACGAGGACGAAGTAGAACAACAGGTAATAGGTGCCGGTTCCGGTGCCGAAGTTCTGCTGGATCCAGATTGCGATATCTGACTGGCTGCCAGTGAGCTGCACCAGCAGAGTCGGAATGAATAGCAAGGACGAGGCGAAGATGACGGGGATAACACCCGCCATGTTGACCTTCAATGGAATGTAGGTCGAAGTTCCGCCATACATCCTTCGACCAACCATGCGCTTGGCGTACTGCACAGGGATACGACGCTGCGCCTGTTCGACGAAGACTACAAAGCCCATGACAGCCACGCCAACTGCCAGGGTGAGGAAGAAGGTGAAGGGTCCGTGGCTGCCCCAGATGGAGGCGAACTGCGCGGGCACCGTTGCGATGATCGAGGCGAAGATCAGGATCGACATGCCGTTGCCGATGCCGCGTTCCGTGATCAACTCACCAAACCACATGATCACCGCGGTACCTGCGGTCATGGCCAGGACCATCACCATCAAGATCCATACTCCCTGATTGGGGATGATGGTCTCGTTGCAGCCACTGAACAGTGCACCCTGAGTGCGGGCGAGGGAAAGAATCGCAGTCGACTGGAGCACCGCCAGCGCGATCGTCAGATAGCGCGTGTACTGCGTGATCTTGGCCTGGCCTGCCTGGCCTTCCTTCTTCAAGGATTCAAGGCGTGGAATCACCACAGTCATCAACTGCAAGATGATGCTTGCGGTGATGTACGGCATGATGCCAAGCGCGAAAATAGACAGCTGCAGCAAAGCGCCACCGCTGAACAGGTTGATCATCGCGTAGACCGAGTTGCCTTCGACTACATCGATACAGCGTTGGACAGCCGAGTAGTCAACGCCTGGGGTCGGGACGACCGCACCCAGACGGTACAAAGCGATAAGGCCGAGGCTGAACAGGATCTTCGTTCGAAGGTCCGGTGTCCGCAGGGCGGCGCCAAACGCACTGATGTGCACTGTGCCTCCTGGCTAGCGTTCGGTGACGGTCCCACCTGCAGCGATGATCTTGTCACGAGCAGTCGTTGAGAATGCATCCGCACTCACAGTGATCGCGACGCTGATATCGCCTTGGCCCAGAACCTTGACTGGCTGACCCCTGCGGACTGCTCCACGGGCTACCAACTCGTCGACACTGACCTCGCCGCCCTCAGGGAACAGCTTCTCGATCATTGCCACGTTGACGACCTGGAACTCAACAC encodes:
- a CDS encoding dihydrofolate reductase family protein; amino-acid sequence: MAKLIYAVICSLDGFVNDAQGNFDWAAPDEQVHQAVNDLEAPIGTHLYGRRMYEVMQVWETMPEFAEESEVTREYAKLWSKADKHVFSSTLTSVPTVHTHLHREFNPDGVRQLKETVATDVSIGGPTIAASALQAGLVDEVHQFLHPILIGAGTPVFPANFRQHLELLDERHFDSGVVHLHYRVSVQ
- the map gene encoding type I methionyl aminopeptidase; this encodes MFRKKASIQIKSADQLAVMRQAGLVVATALKAVSEAVRPGVTTADLDAIAHQVMRDASATPSFLGYHGYPAAICASINEEVVHGIPSPRRLLEGDLISIDCGAIVDGWHGDAAVSVFVGEPSTEIAELSRVTEASMWAGLAQARAGNHLSDIGHAIENCIRSQSDYGIVEEYSGHGIGTSMHMPPSIPNYGEPGHGPLLKVGMALAIEPMATLGSPVVEVLADGWTVVTSDRAWASHWEHTVAITEDGPWILTSLDEVRL
- a CDS encoding adenylate kinase; amino-acid sequence: MRLILMGPPGAGKGTQAIFVAEKLCIPHISTGDIFRANVGAGTPLGVEAKRFMDAGEYVPDDVTNAMVRDRLSHPDCEPGFLLDGYPRTLDQVGQLDSMLEATPIQKVVELTVDVDEVVDRLVKRAHDQGRADDNEDVIRRRLEVYAEQTAPLTALYSERGLLVQVDGMGEVEDVTSRLLAVLGE
- the secY gene encoding preprotein translocase subunit SecY; translation: MSAFGAALRTPDLRTKILFSLGLIALYRLGAVVPTPGVDYSAVQRCIDVVEGNSVYAMINLFSGGALLQLSIFALGIMPYITASIILQLMTVVIPRLESLKKEGQAGQAKITQYTRYLTIALAVLQSTAILSLARTQGALFSGCNETIIPNQGVWILMVMVLAMTAGTAVIMWFGELITERGIGNGMSILIFASIIATVPAQFASIWGSHGPFTFFLTLAVGVAVMGFVVFVEQAQRRIPVQYAKRMVGRRMYGGTSTYIPLKVNMAGVIPVIFASSLLFIPTLLVQLTGSQSDIAIWIQQNFGTGTGTYYLLFYFVLVVFFCYFYVSITFNPVDVADDMKKYGGFIPGIRAGKPTADYLDYVLTRLTAPGSLYLGLIAVLPVFAFGLLGVSGQFIFGGTSLLIMVGVGLDTVKQIESQLQQRNYEGFLR
- the rplO gene encoding 50S ribosomal protein L15, producing MALKVHHLRPAPGAKTERTRKGRGEASKGKTAGRGTKGTKARYQVPARFEGGQMPLHMRLPKLKGFKNPNRVEFQVVNVAMIEKLFPEGGEVSVDELVARGAVRRGQPVKVLGQGDISVAITVSADAFSTTARDKIIAAGGTVTER